The sequence GCCGGCATTCCCTCGAGAGAGGAGAGCAAAGCCAGCACTGCCGGCATCGGCCGTCGCGGTTTCCTTGCGGCTGTCGCCGCAAGTTTCGTCGCTGCCATTGCCGTCGACCGTGCCGTGATCGGCATCGGCCACCGGCTTTCGAAACCGGATGAAGATACGGAATGGCGTGCCGTAGTGGCGGAATATCTCTCGCTCTATACGGCGGATACGCTGAGCGCTCCGGCCGGTGATCATGCGCAACAGGTTGCGCAATTGAATGAAGTCGGTGCCAAATTGAATCTGTCGCTGGCGCCCGAAGCCGTCGCCATGCCGGGTGTCGAGTTCAAGCGTGCTCAGATCCTGAATTATGACAGCAAGCCGCTGGCTCAGATCGCCTATCTCGATCCTGAAAGCGGTCCCATGGCGCTCTGCATCGTCCGATCCGCCAAGGGTGCGGCGGCGCCGGACATGGAAAATCGCAAGGGCATGAATGTCGTCTATTGGTCGAGCGCCACCCACGCCTTCATGCTGATCGGCCATGCGCCGATCGACCGGATGGAGCAACTTGCGGCTGATGTCAGGGCGCATCTGGTCGCCTGAGGGCTGTTTGGCGCGCGACTAAAATGGCGTGATTCAAAAAGAATTTGGCGAAAACCCATCCTGCTGGTATTCTTTGCCCAACGAAAATCGAACGAGCGCCAGCAGCATACCTTCAGGGGCCTTGCGCGGCGCGGTGGAAAAGATACGTGAGTGACCCCGACAGCGGCCTAGCGCCGCAGGCAGACGGGGCGTCGGCAGCAGAGCGCAGGAAGGGTAAATCCTCCCGGCGCGCGAAGCGTAAGCGCGGTCACGGCCGTCCGAACGCTCATTCTGCGGAGGCCGCCCAGGCAGGCAAGTCCAGCCAGGTGGCGCAACGCCCAGCAGAGGATGAGGCCGGCTTACCGGCCAAAAAGCGCAAGCGCCGGCGCCGTGCGCGCGCAGCCCAAGGTGGTGCGCAGCCTGCTTCCCAGACACAGCAGCTTTCGGCACCGGCTGAGCATCGTGCCTCGCCGGATCATGGCCATCCGTCTTCGCATAAAAGCGGCAAGAACCGGCGCAAGCATCGCAGCAAGCGTGGCCTGCAGGGCCGGCCTCTGGTGCATGAGAAAGTGGCGCAGATCGTCGCTCCTGCCAATGCGCCTTCGAACGCGCATGCGCCAGTGGCCCATGACGAGCATCGCCAGATCAGGCAATCGCCGCCGCGCCGTGAAGGGCAGGGCCAACATCACCACTATGCCGACGCCGATTCCCGGCCACTCGACCTCTATGCGGCCCTCGACCTCGGCACCAACAATTGCCGCCTGCTGATCGCGCAGCCGACCCGCCCCGGCCAGTTCCGGGTGGTCGATGCCTTTTCGCGCATCGTGCGCCTCGGTGAGGGGCTCGGTGCCAGCGGACGTCTGTCGAGCGATGCCATGGATCGCGCAGTGGAGGCGCTGCGCATCTGCGCGGCCAAGCTGAAGACGCGCGAAATCCGGCGCATGCGGCTGATCGCGACCGAGGCCTGCCGCGCCGCCGACAACGGCGAGGCATTCCTTGCGCGCGTGACCGAAGAGACCGGATTGCAGCTCGAAATCATTGATCGCGAGACCGAGGCGCGGCTTGCCGTTTCCGGGTGCTCCTCGCTGGTGGGACCGGAGGCGCGCTCCGTCGTGCTGTTCGATATCGGCGGCGGCTCCTCCGAAATTGCCGTCATCCGTATCGGCGAGAATCG comes from Rhizobium tropici CIAT 899 and encodes:
- a CDS encoding anti-sigma factor family protein — encoded protein: MSELHKGQMPSDEQLTAFIDGELNVSERERIERLIADDERVAERFDFLSRSTLPFAEAFQPILAEAPAARLDAMLAGIPSREESKASTAGIGRRGFLAAVAASFVAAIAVDRAVIGIGHRLSKPDEDTEWRAVVAEYLSLYTADTLSAPAGDHAQQVAQLNEVGAKLNLSLAPEAVAMPGVEFKRAQILNYDSKPLAQIAYLDPESGPMALCIVRSAKGAAAPDMENRKGMNVVYWSSATHAFMLIGHAPIDRMEQLAADVRAHLVA
- a CDS encoding Ppx/GppA phosphatase family protein, whose translation is MSDPDSGLAPQADGASAAERRKGKSSRRAKRKRGHGRPNAHSAEAAQAGKSSQVAQRPAEDEAGLPAKKRKRRRRARAAQGGAQPASQTQQLSAPAEHRASPDHGHPSSHKSGKNRRKHRSKRGLQGRPLVHEKVAQIVAPANAPSNAHAPVAHDEHRQIRQSPPRREGQGQHHHYADADSRPLDLYAALDLGTNNCRLLIAQPTRPGQFRVVDAFSRIVRLGEGLGASGRLSSDAMDRAVEALRICAAKLKTREIRRMRLIATEACRAADNGEAFLARVTEETGLQLEIIDRETEARLAVSGCSSLVGPEARSVVLFDIGGGSSEIAVIRIGENRSSRLANHITHWTSLPVGVVTLSERHGGRDVTPELFETMVCEVQRMLERFDCPPVHGAARDSGDFHLIGTSGTVTTLAGVHLDLPRYDRRRVDGVWLSDDEVSAMQAKLLSWDFAGRAANPCIGPDRADLVLAGCAILEAIRRRWPSPRMRVADRGLREGLLTDMMADDGVWRRGRLRRGHRPRDMKGPQT